Proteins encoded by one window of Quadrisphaera setariae:
- a CDS encoding MATE family efflux transporter, translating into MLWRVVASLRPQDREVLRLAVPALGALLAEPLFLLADSAIVGRLGVLPLAGLGVAGALLATAVSVFVFLAYGTTATVARRLGAGDLRSALQAGVDGMWLALGLGAVVAVGAFAVSGFLVDALGASPAARPYALAYLHWSLPGLPGMLVVLAATGVLRGLQDTTTPLVVAVTGAVVNTVLNLLLVYGAGLGIAGSAAGTALTQLGMAAWLAAVVVRGVRRETGSWAALAPRGLGVLKSARDGVPLLVRTLALRAALLLTTYVAARQGDAGVAAHQVAVVLWTTTALALDALAIAAQALVGRALGAGDAAGARAQVRRLVVWGVGAGVVMGAVLAVLAAPIAALFTPDPDVRAALAAATVVLACCLPLAGWVFVLDGVLIGAGDGRYLAGASIASAAVYAPLALAVLAWAPAGRTGLVWLWVVFAGAYTAARLVTLAPRERGGAWLVTGATR; encoded by the coding sequence GTGCTCTGGAGGGTCGTGGCCTCGCTGAGGCCGCAGGACCGCGAGGTCCTGCGGCTCGCCGTCCCCGCGCTGGGGGCCCTGCTCGCCGAGCCGCTGTTCCTCCTGGCCGACTCCGCCATCGTCGGGCGCCTCGGCGTGCTGCCGCTGGCCGGTCTCGGCGTGGCCGGCGCGCTGCTGGCGACGGCCGTCTCGGTGTTCGTCTTCCTCGCCTACGGCACCACCGCGACGGTCGCCCGCCGCCTCGGCGCGGGTGACCTGCGCTCGGCCCTGCAGGCCGGGGTCGACGGGATGTGGCTCGCCCTCGGCCTGGGCGCGGTGGTGGCGGTGGGGGCCTTCGCCGTCAGCGGCTTCCTCGTCGACGCCCTCGGCGCGTCACCCGCGGCCCGCCCGTACGCCCTCGCGTACCTGCACTGGAGCCTGCCGGGGCTGCCCGGGATGCTCGTGGTGCTGGCCGCCACGGGCGTGCTGCGGGGCCTGCAGGACACCACCACACCGCTCGTCGTGGCCGTCACCGGCGCCGTGGTCAACACGGTGCTCAACCTGCTGCTCGTCTACGGCGCGGGGCTCGGCATCGCCGGGTCCGCCGCCGGCACAGCGCTGACCCAGCTGGGCATGGCCGCGTGGCTGGCGGCCGTCGTCGTGCGCGGGGTGCGGCGCGAGACCGGCTCCTGGGCGGCGCTGGCCCCACGCGGCCTGGGGGTGCTGAAGAGCGCCCGAGACGGCGTGCCGCTGCTGGTGCGCACCCTGGCGCTGCGCGCCGCGCTGCTGCTCACCACGTACGTCGCCGCGCGGCAGGGAGACGCGGGCGTCGCCGCGCACCAGGTGGCCGTGGTGCTCTGGACGACGACGGCGCTGGCCCTGGACGCCCTCGCGATCGCCGCGCAGGCGCTGGTGGGCCGGGCTCTGGGCGCTGGGGACGCAGCGGGCGCCAGAGCGCAGGTGAGGCGGCTGGTGGTGTGGGGCGTGGGCGCAGGCGTGGTCATGGGTGCGGTGCTCGCCGTCCTCGCTGCGCCGATCGCCGCGCTGTTCACGCCGGACCCCGACGTCAGGGCGGCACTGGCCGCGGCCACCGTGGTGCTCGCCTGCTGCCTGCCGCTGGCCGGATGGGTGTTCGTGCTCGACGGGGTGCTCATCGGCGCCGGCGACGGCCGCTACCTGGCCGGCGCGAGCATCGCCTCGGCGGCGGTCTACGCACCGCTGGCACTGGCCGTGCTGGCGTGGGCGCCGGCAGGACGCACCGGGCTGGTGTGGCTGTGGGTGGTCTTCGCAGGCGCCTACACGGCCGCTCGGCTGGTCACGCTCGCGCCGCGCGAGCGCGGTGGGGCCTGGCTGGTCACCGGCGCGACGCGCTGA
- a CDS encoding helix-turn-helix transcriptional regulator: MPVDATVLHDVLASLEVQLRAVRRSTLPADGLLPLVPGATSVGYVVSGGITADATGVASCTVDAVTGLASATPDTSFAELHAGDAFLAQGHGQGHGRGPAVLAAPAGAQLVVADIAMDWPAGVQELPAFAWVSGFSDVEPAAAALAANLGPSEDDDGGAGVRPGDSTICRMMVTTVVLSLVRAWAQVGCAPEGWPRQATGDPHLARAAAAVLSDPARDWTVDQLAAVAALSRSAFAEKFRAAYGRTPLAFVTEVRMRRAMRLLEGGAPVFEAARSLGYSSEDGFSRAFRRFTGAPPSQWRARQRVEAALTGSEPDELDVRFDSPNSTVPTSRRTSAMA, translated from the coding sequence ATGCCGGTCGACGCCACGGTGCTCCACGACGTCCTCGCCTCCCTCGAGGTGCAGCTGCGCGCCGTGAGGCGCTCCACGCTCCCCGCGGACGGCCTGCTCCCCCTGGTTCCGGGCGCCACGTCGGTGGGCTACGTCGTGAGCGGTGGCATCACCGCTGATGCGACCGGCGTGGCCTCCTGCACCGTCGACGCCGTCACGGGCCTGGCCAGCGCCACGCCCGACACGTCCTTCGCCGAGCTCCACGCGGGTGACGCGTTCCTCGCGCAGGGGCACGGGCAGGGGCACGGGCGCGGGCCCGCCGTGCTCGCCGCTCCCGCTGGCGCGCAGCTGGTGGTCGCGGACATCGCGATGGACTGGCCCGCGGGCGTGCAGGAGCTCCCGGCGTTCGCGTGGGTGAGCGGCTTCTCGGACGTCGAGCCGGCCGCCGCGGCCCTGGCTGCGAACCTCGGGCCCTCGGAGGACGACGACGGCGGCGCTGGCGTCCGGCCGGGCGACAGCACCATCTGCCGGATGATGGTGACCACCGTGGTGCTCTCGCTGGTGCGCGCCTGGGCGCAGGTGGGCTGCGCCCCGGAGGGCTGGCCCCGGCAGGCCACCGGCGACCCGCACCTGGCCCGCGCTGCCGCCGCGGTGCTCAGCGATCCGGCCCGCGACTGGACCGTCGACCAGCTCGCGGCGGTGGCCGCGCTGTCGCGCAGCGCCTTCGCCGAGAAGTTCCGCGCCGCGTACGGCCGCACGCCGCTCGCCTTCGTCACCGAGGTGCGGATGCGCCGCGCGATGCGGCTGCTGGAGGGCGGGGCACCGGTCTTCGAGGCGGCCCGGTCGCTGGGCTACTCCTCCGAGGACGGCTTCAGCAGGGCGTTCCGGCGGTTCACCGGCGCCCCGCCCTCGCAGTGGCGGGCGCGTCAGCGGGTCGAGGCCGCGCTGACCGGGTCCGAGCCCGACGAGCTCGACGTCCGGTTCGACAGCCCGAACAGCACCGTCCCGACGAGCAGGAGGACCAGCGCCATGGCGTAG
- a CDS encoding MFS transporter: protein MDDTACLTATPDRTLRPTLRTDAAPPPEVRMTARVLLALVVLMLTSFLLVTAEFLPNGMLTEMAVGLGVSPGAAGQTVTVTAFVGLVVAPFVGVLFPRLDRRTLLVGVSLAAGLSSVLAALAPNLALVLLARLLLGAAISSFWAMSITVAARVAGPERLGRAVMFTSAGMSLATVAGVPLGVVLSEATDWRVTFAVVGAASLLLAVPLRLLLPRVPAAPTSGVALLVDTLRRPGVALALTGHVLVVLGHFAAYTYVRLALERVPGAGADTVVLLLALFGVGGLVGNLVVGLVVDRAYPLVSLAVPLAVAVSVAAVVALPGALPVVSAAVVLWGFAFASWLIVINAWAGRRTPDRLEAGGSLVVVGFQLAIVLAAGLGGLLVDHAGVVVDYAMALVLLLVGTVLFGLSNRTSSSSGSDPVSAASTR, encoded by the coding sequence GTGGACGACACCGCCTGCCTCACCGCGACGCCCGACAGGACCCTCCGCCCCACCCTCCGCACGGACGCCGCACCACCGCCGGAGGTGAGGATGACGGCGAGGGTGCTGCTCGCGCTCGTCGTCCTCATGCTGACGAGCTTCCTGCTGGTCACCGCGGAGTTCCTCCCCAACGGGATGCTCACCGAGATGGCCGTCGGGCTGGGCGTCAGCCCCGGGGCCGCCGGGCAGACCGTCACGGTGACGGCGTTCGTGGGGCTCGTGGTGGCGCCCTTCGTCGGCGTGCTCTTCCCCCGGCTCGACCGCCGCACCCTCCTCGTGGGGGTCAGCCTGGCGGCGGGACTGTCCAGCGTGCTCGCAGCGCTGGCCCCGAACCTCGCGCTGGTGCTCCTGGCCCGCCTGCTGCTCGGCGCCGCGATCAGCTCCTTCTGGGCGATGTCCATCACGGTGGCGGCGCGCGTCGCCGGCCCCGAGCGGCTCGGACGGGCCGTGATGTTCACCAGCGCCGGCATGTCCCTGGCCACGGTGGCCGGGGTGCCGCTCGGGGTGGTGCTCAGCGAGGCGACCGACTGGCGCGTGACGTTCGCGGTGGTGGGCGCGGCCTCGCTGCTGCTCGCGGTGCCGCTGCGGCTGCTGCTGCCCCGCGTGCCCGCGGCGCCGACGTCGGGAGTGGCCCTGCTGGTCGACACCCTGCGCCGGCCCGGCGTCGCGCTGGCGCTCACCGGTCACGTGCTGGTGGTCCTCGGCCACTTCGCCGCCTACACCTACGTGCGGCTGGCCCTGGAGCGCGTCCCGGGCGCCGGCGCGGACACCGTGGTGCTGCTGCTCGCCCTCTTCGGCGTCGGCGGCCTCGTCGGCAACCTCGTGGTGGGGCTGGTGGTCGACCGCGCCTACCCCCTCGTCTCGCTCGCCGTGCCGCTGGCGGTGGCCGTGTCGGTCGCCGCGGTGGTCGCCCTGCCCGGGGCGCTGCCCGTCGTGAGCGCCGCGGTGGTGCTGTGGGGCTTCGCCTTCGCCTCCTGGCTCATCGTCATCAACGCCTGGGCCGGGCGGCGCACCCCGGACCGCCTCGAGGCCGGAGGCAGCCTGGTGGTGGTGGGCTTCCAGCTGGCGATCGTGCTGGCGGCCGGTCTGGGCGGCCTGCTGGTCGACCACGCGGGCGTCGTCGTCGACTACGCCATGGCGCTGGTCCTCCTGCTCGTCGGGACGGTGCTGTTCGGGCTGTCGAACCGGACGTCGAGCTCGTCGGGCTCGGACCCGGTCAGCGCGGCCTCGACCCGCTGA
- a CDS encoding Rv2175c family DNA-binding protein: MADTSEELELLSSLVPDDGWLTVPDIVEELDSDVPKVRRMLDERQLIGVRRGNPKVLQVPALLVRPEPLVSLPGTLTVLFDAGFSDAEALRWLFTPDEVLGCSPAEALRANRIAPVRRRAQVLGY, translated from the coding sequence GTGGCCGACACGTCCGAAGAGCTGGAGCTCCTGTCCTCGCTGGTGCCCGACGACGGCTGGCTGACCGTCCCCGACATCGTCGAGGAGCTCGACAGCGACGTCCCGAAGGTCCGCCGCATGCTCGACGAGCGGCAGCTGATCGGCGTGCGCCGCGGCAACCCCAAGGTGCTGCAGGTGCCCGCTCTGCTGGTGCGCCCCGAGCCGCTGGTCAGCCTGCCCGGCACGCTGACGGTGCTCTTCGACGCCGGCTTCTCCGACGCCGAGGCGCTGCGCTGGCTGTTCACGCCCGACGAGGTGCTGGGCTGCTCCCCGGCGGAGGCGCTGCGGGCCAACCGCATCGCGCCCGTGCGCCGGCGCGCGCAGGTGCTCGGCTACTGA
- the pknB gene encoding Stk1 family PASTA domain-containing Ser/Thr kinase, with amino-acid sequence MATAVKDPLVGRLIDSRYLVHDRIASGGMATVYLATDTRLERPVALKVMHTHLAADASFVARFTREARSAARLSHPGVVSVYDQGASDSTVYLAMEYIPGRTLRDLVAAAAPLPLGEALDLIEEVLDGLAAAHAAGLVHRDVKPENVLVGDDGRLRVADFGLARAATTATGGATSTLIGTVGYLAPELVLDGASDERADVYAAGVVLYELLTGRAPFAGGAPAQVAFRHVSQDMPLVSEARPGLPLAVDELVASATDREPDRRPRDAGVMLELVRDLRDGLPDAVLDAPPALVPLAPAVAAAVEGTRVQGRDHVVALPVSELRDAAAAPAPPVRPETRAETRAETRAELREQERSATRALPRPSPPGSGPLGLSDSDDDDERHHAAARPRSRRRLLLVLVAALVAVLLAGGGAAVWAYTAGPLAQLAVPEVGRSSAAQAQQAVEARGLVPTLDTTRYSDAVPVGEVMSTDPPADTRVDKGTPVTIFVSNGPQLRKVPDLTGMDQAQASKAITDAGLTVGKVGQAYSETVPQGQVIPQDPGVTPPLKARSAVGFTTSQGREPITAPSDLQGKSLADATKEITDVGLQVGKTDRKNDDSVPKDSVVSAAPEQSGGPLHRGDKVDLVVSDGPAQVVVQDVRGRSVDEARGILEGQGLQVTEQRVWLGNSVQNQQPSPGSPAASGSSVTLFIG; translated from the coding sequence GTGGCGACCGCGGTGAAGGACCCCCTCGTCGGGCGTCTGATCGACAGCCGCTACCTCGTGCACGACCGCATCGCCAGCGGTGGCATGGCCACGGTGTACCTGGCCACGGACACGCGGCTGGAGCGCCCGGTGGCGCTGAAGGTGATGCACACCCACCTCGCGGCCGACGCCTCCTTCGTCGCCAGGTTCACGCGCGAGGCCCGCTCGGCGGCCCGTCTGAGCCACCCGGGCGTGGTGTCCGTGTACGACCAGGGCGCCAGCGACAGCACGGTCTACCTGGCCATGGAGTACATCCCGGGGCGCACCCTGCGCGACCTCGTGGCGGCCGCGGCGCCGCTGCCCCTCGGCGAGGCCCTGGACCTCATCGAGGAGGTGCTCGACGGCCTGGCCGCAGCGCACGCCGCCGGGCTGGTCCACCGCGACGTCAAGCCCGAGAACGTGCTGGTCGGCGACGACGGCCGCCTCCGCGTGGCCGACTTCGGCCTGGCCCGCGCCGCGACCACGGCCACCGGTGGCGCCACGAGCACCCTCATCGGCACCGTCGGCTACCTCGCCCCGGAGCTGGTGCTCGACGGCGCCTCCGACGAGCGCGCCGACGTCTACGCCGCCGGCGTGGTGCTGTACGAGCTCCTCACCGGTCGCGCGCCCTTCGCCGGCGGCGCTCCCGCGCAGGTGGCCTTCCGGCACGTCAGCCAGGACATGCCGCTGGTCTCCGAGGCCCGTCCCGGCCTGCCGCTCGCCGTGGACGAGCTGGTGGCCAGTGCCACCGACCGCGAGCCGGACCGCCGCCCCCGGGACGCCGGCGTCATGCTCGAGCTGGTCCGCGACCTGCGCGACGGCCTGCCCGACGCGGTGCTCGACGCCCCGCCGGCGCTGGTGCCACTGGCCCCCGCGGTCGCCGCGGCGGTCGAGGGCACCCGCGTCCAGGGGCGCGACCACGTGGTGGCGCTGCCGGTCAGCGAGCTGCGCGACGCCGCCGCTGCCCCCGCGCCGCCCGTCCGGCCTGAGACGCGAGCGGAGACGCGAGCGGAGACCCGCGCCGAGCTGCGGGAGCAGGAGCGCAGCGCCACCCGGGCGCTCCCCCGGCCCTCGCCCCCCGGGTCGGGCCCGCTGGGGCTGTCCGACAGCGATGACGACGACGAGCGCCACCACGCCGCGGCCCGGCCACGCAGCCGGCGGCGGCTGCTGCTGGTGCTCGTAGCCGCGCTGGTCGCGGTGCTGCTCGCCGGAGGCGGCGCGGCCGTGTGGGCGTACACCGCCGGGCCCCTCGCGCAGCTGGCCGTGCCGGAGGTCGGGCGCTCCAGCGCCGCGCAGGCGCAGCAGGCCGTGGAGGCCCGCGGCCTGGTGCCCACCCTCGACACCACCCGCTACAGCGACGCGGTGCCCGTGGGCGAGGTGATGTCCACCGACCCTCCGGCCGACACCCGGGTCGACAAGGGCACGCCTGTCACGATCTTCGTCTCCAACGGCCCGCAGCTGCGCAAGGTGCCCGACCTGACCGGGATGGACCAGGCGCAGGCCAGCAAGGCCATCACCGACGCCGGTCTGACGGTCGGGAAGGTCGGCCAGGCGTACTCGGAGACCGTGCCGCAGGGGCAGGTCATCCCCCAGGACCCCGGCGTCACCCCGCCGCTCAAGGCCCGCAGCGCGGTCGGCTTCACCACCTCGCAGGGCCGCGAGCCGATCACCGCGCCGTCGGACCTGCAGGGCAAGTCGCTGGCGGACGCCACCAAGGAGATCACCGACGTGGGGCTGCAGGTCGGCAAGACCGACCGCAAGAACGACGACTCCGTCCCCAAGGACTCCGTCGTCTCCGCGGCGCCCGAGCAGTCCGGCGGGCCGCTGCACCGGGGCGACAAGGTCGACCTCGTCGTCTCCGACGGGCCGGCCCAGGTGGTGGTCCAGGACGTGCGCGGCAGGTCCGTCGACGAGGCGCGCGGCATCCTCGAGGGCCAGGGCCTGCAGGTCACCGAGCAGCGCGTCTGGCTGGGCAACAGCGTCCAGAACCAGCAGCCCAGCCCCGGCTCCCCCGCCGCGTCCGGGTCGAGCGTGACGCTCTTCATCGGCTGA
- a CDS encoding threonine aldolase family protein, protein MRRAVAEADVGDDVYAEDPTTTALEARVAELLGHEAGLFTPSGSLANVLGVRLLVEPGQELLCDARAHVVRAELGAHAVTSGVTTRTWDASRGLLDDDAVGRVAAMMTPDAGPHLVSTAAVAVEDTHNFGGGTVQPLAALHRLHEVTSSAGVALHLDGARLWNAAVVQGAAHPDGWQGVVREVGGVVATASVCLSKGLGAPVGSVLVSSAENIARARTWRKRMGAGMRQTGLLAAAGLHALDHHVERLADDHARARRLALAVAEARPGCTDPDAVETNIVVLDVEDARALVLAAAERGVALSALGPRTARLVTHLDVDDEGADLAAAVLSELLSR, encoded by the coding sequence ATGCGGCGCGCGGTGGCCGAGGCGGACGTCGGCGACGACGTCTACGCCGAGGACCCCACCACCACCGCCCTCGAGGCACGCGTGGCGGAGCTGCTCGGCCACGAGGCGGGCCTGTTCACACCGTCCGGCTCCCTCGCCAACGTGCTCGGCGTGCGCCTGCTGGTCGAGCCGGGCCAGGAGCTGCTGTGCGACGCGCGCGCCCACGTGGTGCGCGCCGAGCTGGGCGCCCACGCGGTCACCTCCGGGGTCACCACGCGCACGTGGGACGCCTCCCGGGGCCTCCTCGACGACGACGCCGTCGGCCGCGTGGCCGCGATGATGACGCCGGACGCCGGCCCGCACCTGGTGTCCACCGCGGCCGTGGCCGTGGAGGACACCCACAACTTCGGCGGCGGGACCGTGCAGCCCCTCGCGGCGCTGCACCGGCTGCACGAGGTCACCTCCTCGGCCGGCGTCGCGCTGCACCTCGACGGCGCCCGGCTGTGGAACGCCGCCGTCGTCCAGGGGGCCGCGCATCCGGACGGGTGGCAGGGCGTGGTCCGCGAGGTCGGCGGCGTGGTCGCCACCGCGTCCGTGTGCCTGTCCAAGGGCCTCGGCGCCCCGGTCGGGTCGGTGCTGGTGAGCTCCGCGGAGAACATCGCCAGGGCCCGCACCTGGCGCAAGCGGATGGGCGCCGGCATGCGCCAGACCGGCCTGCTCGCCGCCGCCGGCCTGCACGCCCTCGACCACCACGTCGAGCGCCTCGCTGACGACCACGCCCGCGCCCGGCGCCTCGCCCTGGCGGTAGCCGAGGCCCGCCCCGGCTGCACCGACCCGGACGCCGTCGAGACGAACATCGTGGTGCTCGACGTCGAGGACGCCCGAGCCCTCGTGCTCGCCGCCGCCGAGCGGGGCGTGGCCCTGTCAGCCCTCGGCCCGCGCACGGCCCGCCTGGTGACCCACCTCGACGTCGACGACGAGGGCGCCGACCTGGCCGCCGCCGTCCTCAGCGAGCTGCTCAGCCGCTGA
- a CDS encoding class II 3-deoxy-7-phosphoheptulonate synthase, with translation MADLPGELPALQQPEWDEAELAGVVAELSALPPLVFAGECDALTERLAAAATGRAFVLQGGDCAETFADATADSIRKRMRTILQMAVVLTYAASTPVVKIGRLAGQFAKPRSSGTETRDGVTLPAYRGDAVNDFAFTPEARRNDATRLLKAYHHSASTLNLVRAFTTGGEADLRQVHTWNKGFARNAANARYEATARDIERAISFMEACGAYSDELLGRVEFYASHEALLLPYERALTRTDSRTGKLYDVSAHFLWIGERTRQLDAAHVDLLSRVRNPIGVKLGPTTTKDEVLGLVDKLDPQRRPGRLTFITRMGAGKIRDAMPAVVEAVADSGAQVVWTCDPMHGNTITSPSGYKTRRFDDVIDEVRGFFEVHNSLGTIPGGLHVELTGGDVTEVLGGHQEIADADLSTAYESLCDPRLNHQQSLEMAFLVAEMLQERSA, from the coding sequence GTGGCCGACCTGCCGGGGGAGCTCCCGGCCCTGCAGCAGCCCGAGTGGGACGAGGCCGAGCTGGCCGGCGTCGTCGCCGAGCTGTCAGCGCTGCCCCCGCTGGTCTTCGCCGGCGAGTGCGACGCCCTCACCGAGCGCCTGGCCGCCGCGGCCACCGGCCGCGCCTTCGTGCTGCAGGGCGGTGACTGCGCCGAGACGTTCGCCGACGCCACGGCCGACTCCATCCGCAAGCGGATGCGCACCATCCTGCAGATGGCGGTGGTGCTCACCTACGCGGCGAGCACCCCCGTGGTGAAGATCGGCCGCCTGGCCGGCCAGTTCGCCAAGCCCCGCAGCAGCGGCACCGAGACCCGCGACGGCGTGACGCTGCCCGCCTACCGCGGCGACGCCGTCAACGACTTCGCCTTCACCCCCGAGGCCCGCCGCAACGACGCGACCCGCCTCCTCAAGGCCTACCACCACTCCGCGTCCACGCTGAACCTCGTGCGCGCGTTCACCACCGGCGGTGAGGCCGACCTGCGCCAGGTGCACACCTGGAACAAGGGTTTCGCGCGCAACGCGGCCAACGCCCGCTACGAGGCGACCGCCCGCGACATCGAGCGCGCCATCTCCTTCATGGAGGCCTGCGGCGCCTACAGCGACGAGCTGCTCGGCCGCGTCGAGTTCTACGCCTCCCACGAGGCGCTGCTGCTGCCCTACGAGCGCGCGCTGACCCGCACCGACTCGCGCACCGGCAAGCTCTACGACGTCTCGGCGCACTTCCTGTGGATCGGCGAGCGCACCCGCCAGCTCGACGCCGCCCACGTGGACCTGCTCTCCCGCGTGCGCAACCCCATCGGCGTCAAGCTCGGCCCGACCACCACCAAGGACGAGGTCCTCGGGCTGGTCGACAAGCTCGACCCGCAGCGCCGCCCCGGCCGCCTGACCTTCATCACGCGCATGGGCGCAGGCAAGATCCGCGACGCGATGCCCGCCGTGGTCGAGGCCGTCGCCGACTCCGGCGCCCAGGTGGTGTGGACCTGCGACCCCATGCACGGCAACACCATCACCAGCCCGTCCGGCTACAAGACCCGCCGCTTCGACGACGTCATCGACGAGGTCCGCGGCTTCTTCGAGGTGCACAACTCCCTGGGCACCATCCCTGGCGGCCTGCACGTGGAGCTCACCGGTGGCGACGTCACCGAGGTGCTCGGCGGTCACCAGGAGATCGCCGACGCCGACCTGTCCACGGCGTACGAGTCGCTGTGCGACCCGCGCCTGAACCACCAGCAGTCGCTGGAGATGGCGTTCCTCGTGGCCGAGATGCTGCAGGAGCGCTCCGCCTGA
- a CDS encoding ATP-dependent 6-phosphofructokinase, with product MRIGVLTGGGDCPGLNAVIRAAVLKGTDTYGFEFVGFRDGWKGPIEGLTTPLDRSVVEHILPVGGTILGSSRTNPVKMEGGVDAIRATMARLEIDALLAIGGEDTLGVATHLHSQGIKVVGAPKTIDNDLSATDYTFGFDTAVQIAVDACDRLATTGASHHRAMIVEVMGRHAGWIALHTGMAASAHVTLLPEQEYDADEVAATIAKVAERGEAPLVVISEGAIAAGGDVTHTGAELDAFGHVQLKGAGEALERILNEKLPDLATRVTVLGHLLRGGTPTAYDRILGTRSGLSAVTAIAEGNFGTMAALRGTEVVQVPLAEATGELKTVSQARIDELKHVSG from the coding sequence ATGCGCATCGGAGTTCTCACCGGGGGCGGAGACTGCCCCGGCCTCAACGCCGTCATCCGTGCAGCCGTGCTGAAGGGCACGGACACGTACGGGTTCGAGTTCGTGGGCTTCCGCGACGGCTGGAAGGGCCCGATCGAGGGGCTGACCACGCCGCTCGACCGCTCCGTCGTGGAGCACATCCTCCCCGTCGGCGGCACGATCCTCGGCTCGTCCCGCACCAACCCGGTCAAGATGGAGGGCGGGGTCGACGCGATCCGCGCCACCATGGCCCGCCTCGAGATCGACGCCCTGCTGGCGATCGGCGGCGAGGACACCCTCGGCGTGGCCACGCACCTGCACAGCCAGGGCATCAAGGTGGTCGGCGCCCCCAAGACCATCGACAACGACCTGTCGGCCACCGACTACACGTTCGGCTTCGACACCGCCGTGCAGATCGCCGTGGACGCCTGCGACCGCCTTGCCACCACCGGCGCCAGCCACCACCGCGCCATGATCGTCGAGGTCATGGGCCGTCACGCGGGCTGGATCGCCCTGCACACCGGCATGGCCGCCTCGGCCCACGTCACGCTGCTGCCCGAGCAGGAGTACGACGCCGACGAGGTCGCCGCCACCATCGCCAAGGTCGCCGAGCGCGGCGAGGCCCCGCTCGTCGTCATCTCCGAGGGCGCCATCGCCGCCGGCGGCGACGTCACCCACACCGGCGCCGAGCTCGACGCGTTCGGCCACGTGCAGCTCAAGGGCGCCGGCGAGGCGCTCGAGCGGATCCTGAACGAGAAGCTGCCCGACCTGGCCACCCGCGTCACCGTGCTCGGCCACCTGCTGCGCGGCGGCACCCCCACCGCGTACGACCGCATCCTGGGCACCCGCTCGGGCCTGTCGGCCGTCACCGCGATCGCGGAGGGCAACTTCGGCACCATGGCCGCGCTGCGCGGCACCGAGGTCGTCCAGGTGCCGCTGGCCGAGGCCACCGGCGAGCTGAAGACCGTCTCGCAGGCCCGCATCGACGAGCTGAAGCACGTCTCCGGCTGA